The following are encoded together in the Nocardioides sp. Arc9.136 genome:
- a CDS encoding proline--tRNA ligase yields the protein MTARILRMSSLFVRTLRDDPADAEVPSHKLLVRAGYIRRAAPGIYTWLPLGLRVLRRIEDIVRDEMDGIGAQEVSFPALLPREPYEATNRWTEYGDGLFRLQDRKGGDYLLGPTHEEMFTLLVKDLYSSYKDLPLALYQIQTKYRDEARPRAGLLRGREFIMKDSYSFDVDDAGLEESYQRHRDAYIRIFDRLGFEYAIVRATSGAMGGSRSEEFLAKAAVGEDTYVRCTTCDYAANVEAVQVRAPQPVPYDDAPAAHAEATPGTPTIETLVDHLNAAYPRADRPWHAGDTLKNVLVTLKHPDGTREPLAIGLPGDREVDQKRLEGQLEPIEVEPMDEAELRKHPALVKGYIGPGVLGEDNASGIRYLVDPRVVEGTRWVTGADVDGSHVLDLVAGRDFTPDGTIEAAEVRDGDPCPACDGGVLETARGIEMGHIFQLGRKYADALGLQVLDENGKLVTVTMGSYGIGPSRAVAAIAEGTADELGLCWPRHVAPADVHLVATGKDEAVFAAAERVAHELSKQGIDVLFDDRPGKVSPGVKFKDAELIGVPTIVVVGKGLADGVIEVKDRRTGEREQVPADHVVDHVVRLVRA from the coding sequence ATGACCGCCCGGATCCTGCGCATGTCGAGCCTCTTCGTCCGCACGCTGCGCGACGACCCGGCGGACGCGGAGGTCCCCAGCCACAAGCTGCTCGTGCGCGCCGGGTACATCCGCCGCGCCGCCCCCGGCATCTACACCTGGCTGCCGCTGGGCCTGCGGGTGCTGCGCCGGATCGAGGACATCGTCCGCGACGAGATGGACGGGATCGGTGCCCAGGAGGTCAGCTTCCCCGCGCTGCTGCCCCGGGAGCCCTACGAGGCCACCAACCGCTGGACCGAATACGGCGACGGGCTGTTCCGCCTGCAGGACCGCAAGGGCGGCGACTACCTGCTCGGCCCGACCCACGAGGAGATGTTCACGCTCCTGGTCAAGGACCTGTACTCCTCCTACAAGGACCTCCCGCTCGCGCTGTACCAGATCCAGACGAAGTACCGCGACGAGGCGCGTCCCCGCGCCGGGCTGCTGCGCGGCCGCGAGTTCATCATGAAGGACTCCTACTCCTTCGACGTCGACGACGCCGGCCTGGAGGAGAGCTACCAGCGCCACCGCGACGCCTACATCCGGATCTTCGACCGGCTCGGGTTCGAGTACGCCATCGTCCGGGCCACCTCGGGGGCCATGGGCGGCTCGAGGTCCGAGGAGTTCCTCGCCAAGGCCGCGGTCGGCGAGGACACCTACGTCCGCTGCACCACCTGCGACTACGCCGCGAACGTCGAGGCCGTCCAGGTCCGCGCGCCGCAGCCGGTGCCGTACGACGACGCGCCGGCCGCCCACGCCGAGGCCACCCCCGGCACGCCCACGATCGAGACGCTCGTCGACCACCTCAACGCGGCGTACCCGCGCGCGGACCGGCCCTGGCACGCCGGCGACACGCTCAAGAACGTCCTGGTGACCCTCAAGCACCCCGACGGCACCCGCGAGCCGCTCGCGATCGGCCTGCCCGGCGACCGCGAGGTCGACCAGAAGCGGCTCGAGGGCCAGCTCGAGCCGATCGAGGTCGAGCCGATGGACGAGGCGGAGCTGCGCAAGCATCCCGCGCTGGTCAAGGGCTACATCGGCCCCGGCGTGCTGGGGGAGGACAACGCCTCGGGCATCCGCTACCTCGTCGACCCCCGCGTCGTCGAGGGCACCCGGTGGGTGACCGGCGCCGACGTCGACGGCAGCCACGTCCTCGACCTGGTCGCCGGACGCGACTTCACCCCCGACGGCACCATCGAGGCCGCCGAGGTCCGTGACGGCGACCCGTGCCCCGCCTGCGACGGCGGCGTCCTGGAGACCGCCCGCGGCATCGAGATGGGCCACATCTTCCAGCTCGGCCGCAAGTACGCCGACGCGCTGGGCCTGCAGGTGCTCGACGAGAACGGCAAGCTGGTCACCGTCACGATGGGCTCCTACGGCATCGGCCCCTCGCGCGCCGTCGCGGCCATCGCCGAGGGCACCGCCGACGAGCTGGGCCTGTGCTGGCCGCGCCACGTCGCGCCGGCCGACGTGCACCTGGTGGCCACCGGCAAGGACGAGGCCGTCTTCGCCGCCGCCGAGCGCGTCGCCCACGAGCTGTCCAAGCAGGGCATCGACGTGCTCTTCGACGACCGCCCGGGCAAGGTCAGCCCCGGGGTGAAGTTCAAGGACGCCGAGCTGATCGGCGTCCCGACGATCGTCGTGGTCGGCAAGGGCCTCGCCGACGGCGTCATCGAGGTCAAGGACCGACGCACCGGCGAGCGCGAGCAGGTCCCCGCCGACCACGTGGTCGACCACGTGGTGCGCCTCGTCCGTGCCTGA
- a CDS encoding HAD family hydrolase, with translation MPEPRRPGTPGRAGGRGVEAVIFDWGGTLTRWHDVDFHAESLALAAAVVATPSKDDDRHLHAERLHAAGSVVWGRSRDHQESATIGDLFTAAGLEHDPELLTAYYEFWEPHTGTDPEVRPLLEALRADGVKVGVLSNTIWPRSWHRGFFERDGVLDLLDGDVYTSEIPWTKPSPLAFRAAMDAVGASDPARCVYVGDRLYDDVWGAQQAGLRAVHVPHSVIPPEQVGHAEGSPDAVVQRIGEVHEVVSRWY, from the coding sequence GTGCCTGAGCCGCGCCGTCCCGGGACTCCGGGCCGAGCCGGCGGGCGCGGCGTCGAGGCGGTGATCTTCGACTGGGGCGGCACGCTGACCCGATGGCACGACGTGGACTTCCACGCCGAGTCGCTGGCGCTGGCCGCGGCCGTGGTCGCGACCCCGTCGAAGGACGACGACCGCCACCTCCACGCCGAGCGCCTGCACGCCGCCGGCTCCGTCGTCTGGGGCCGCAGCCGCGACCACCAGGAGAGCGCCACGATCGGCGACCTCTTCACCGCGGCGGGCCTCGAGCACGACCCCGAGCTGCTGACGGCCTACTACGAGTTCTGGGAGCCGCACACCGGGACCGACCCCGAGGTGCGCCCGCTGCTCGAGGCCCTTCGCGCCGACGGCGTCAAGGTCGGCGTGCTCTCCAACACGATCTGGCCGCGCTCGTGGCACCGCGGGTTCTTCGAGCGCGACGGCGTGCTGGACCTGCTGGACGGCGACGTCTACACCAGCGAGATACCGTGGACCAAGCCCTCGCCGCTGGCCTTCCGCGCTGCGATGGACGCCGTGGGCGCGAGCGACCCCGCCCGCTGCGTGTACGTCGGCGACCGGCTCTACGACGACGTCTGGGGAGCCCAGCAGGCCGGCCTCCGGGCGGTGCACGTCCCGCACAGCGTCATCCCGCCCGAGCAGGTCGGCCACGCCGAGGGCAGTCCGGACGCCGTGGTGCAGCGGATCGGCGAGGTCCACGAGGTCGTCAGCCGCTGGTACTGA
- the ispG gene encoding flavodoxin-dependent (E)-4-hydroxy-3-methylbut-2-enyl-diphosphate synthase, translating to MTAISLGMPAAPPPVLAPRRKTRQIQVGKVGVGSDHPVSVQSMTTTVTADINATLQQIAELTASGCDIVRVACPSQDDAEALPAIAAKSQIPVIADIHFQPKYVFAAIDAGCAAVRVNPGNIKKFDDQVKEIARAAADRGTSIRIGVNAGSLDKRLMEKYGKATPEALVESAKWEAGLFEEHGFRDFKISVKHNDPVVMVRAYELLAAEGDWPLHLGVTEAGPAFQGTIKSATAFGALLSQGIGDTIRVSLSAPPVEEVKVGIQILQSLNLRPRKLEIVSCPSCGRAQVDVYKLADEVTAGLEGMEVPLRVAVMGCVVNGPGEAREADLGVASGNGKGQIFVKGEVIKTVPESQIVETLIEEAMRIAEGMESIDGAAAEVTVG from the coding sequence ATGACCGCCATCAGCCTGGGGATGCCCGCAGCGCCGCCGCCGGTGCTCGCGCCCCGCCGCAAGACCCGCCAGATCCAGGTCGGCAAGGTGGGCGTCGGCAGCGACCACCCGGTCTCGGTGCAGTCGATGACCACGACGGTCACCGCGGACATCAACGCCACCCTCCAGCAGATCGCCGAGCTCACCGCGTCGGGCTGCGACATCGTGCGCGTGGCGTGCCCGAGCCAGGACGACGCCGAGGCCCTGCCCGCGATCGCCGCGAAGAGCCAGATCCCGGTCATCGCCGACATCCACTTCCAGCCCAAGTACGTCTTCGCCGCGATCGACGCCGGCTGCGCCGCCGTGCGGGTGAACCCGGGCAACATCAAGAAGTTCGACGACCAGGTCAAGGAGATCGCGCGGGCCGCCGCGGACCGCGGCACCTCGATCCGGATCGGCGTCAACGCCGGCTCGCTGGACAAGCGGCTGATGGAGAAGTACGGCAAGGCCACCCCCGAGGCGCTCGTGGAGTCCGCGAAGTGGGAGGCGGGCCTCTTCGAGGAGCACGGCTTCCGCGACTTCAAGATCTCGGTCAAGCACAACGACCCGGTCGTCATGGTCCGCGCCTACGAGCTGCTCGCCGCCGAGGGCGACTGGCCGCTCCACCTCGGTGTCACCGAGGCCGGCCCGGCCTTCCAGGGCACCATCAAGTCGGCCACCGCCTTCGGTGCCCTGCTGTCGCAGGGCATCGGCGACACGATCCGCGTCTCCCTCTCCGCCCCGCCGGTGGAGGAGGTCAAGGTCGGCATCCAGATCCTGCAGTCGCTCAACCTGCGCCCGCGCAAGCTCGAGATCGTCTCCTGCCCGTCCTGCGGCCGCGCCCAGGTCGACGTCTACAAGCTCGCCGACGAGGTGACCGCCGGCCTCGAGGGCATGGAGGTCCCGCTGCGCGTCGCGGTCATGGGCTGCGTCGTCAACGGTCCCGGCGAGGCGCGCGAGGCCGATCTCGGCGTCGCCTCCGGCAACGGCAAGGGGCAGATCTTCGTCAAGGGCGAGGTCATCAAGACCGTGCCGGAGTCGCAGATCGTGGAGACCCTCATCGAGGAGGCCATGCGCATCGCGGAGGGCATGGAGAGCATCGACGGCGCCGCCGCCGAGGTCACCGTCGGCTGA
- a CDS encoding YlxR family protein produces the protein MARSPQSSARPDDIDPSGPVRTCIGCRRRTAKRELLRVTAGSGDDGRPAVVPDPTATAPGRGAHLHPTQECYDLAVRRKAFGRALRISGTPGLPSTPVAEHIARTHVRPDDTTRNWSSSS, from the coding sequence GTGGCTCGCTCTCCTCAGTCCTCCGCACGCCCGGACGACATCGACCCCTCGGGGCCGGTCCGGACCTGCATCGGATGCCGGAGGCGGACCGCCAAGCGCGAGTTGTTGCGGGTGACCGCCGGCTCGGGCGACGACGGCCGTCCGGCCGTGGTCCCCGATCCGACTGCCACCGCTCCGGGGCGTGGTGCACACCTGCACCCCACCCAGGAGTGCTACGACCTCGCGGTGCGCCGGAAGGCGTTCGGCCGGGCCCTGAGGATCAGCGGCACGCCCGGGCTCCCCAGCACGCCGGTGGCCGAGCACATCGCTCGCACGCACGTCCGACCTGATGACACGACCAGGAACTGGAGCAGCAGCTCATGA
- a CDS encoding DoxX family protein encodes MSLPLSAKVLATGFTVSGVVHLVRPQVFEPLMPAWVPAHRELIYASGVAELACAAGMALPATRKVAAYASVAVLLGVFPGNVQMAQDAMRTRNTRFKAIALGRLPMQLPMIRAALKAARA; translated from the coding sequence ATGAGCCTGCCCCTGAGCGCCAAGGTCCTCGCCACCGGCTTCACCGTCAGCGGGGTCGTCCACCTGGTCCGCCCCCAGGTCTTCGAGCCGCTGATGCCGGCCTGGGTGCCCGCCCACCGCGAGCTGATCTACGCCAGCGGCGTCGCCGAGCTGGCCTGCGCCGCGGGCATGGCCCTGCCCGCCACGCGCAAGGTCGCGGCGTACGCCAGCGTGGCGGTGCTGCTCGGCGTCTTCCCGGGCAACGTGCAGATGGCGCAGGACGCCATGCGGACCCGCAACACCCGGTTCAAGGCGATCGCGCTGGGCCGGCTGCCGATGCAGCTGCCGATGATCCGCGCCGCGCTGAAGGCGGCCCGCGCCTGA
- a CDS encoding GNAT family N-acetyltransferase codes for MLSTRHGVRPLGAADLGAFLELTGRDPVVNVFADYRARTTNLEPRWLGGEMWGRYADGQLVAACHVGANLVPIGASPDDARAFAERALARGRTVSTIVGPHEPVQEFWNGVADSWGRPRELRWQQPHLEMTGPPEVEPDPRVRRTTRQDMPELYPACVAMYTEEVGVSPEQGGGAELYRARVTQLMNRGWSFAAFEGDRLVFKAEVACASPYAAQIQGVWVPPDHRGQGLAESGMAAVVELVRTEVAPVVSLYVNEWNEPARRAYHRVGFRETARFSTVMF; via the coding sequence GTGCTGTCGACGCGTCACGGTGTTCGCCCCCTCGGGGCGGCCGACCTCGGCGCCTTCCTCGAGCTGACCGGCCGCGACCCGGTGGTCAACGTCTTCGCCGACTACCGCGCCCGCACCACCAACCTCGAGCCGCGCTGGCTCGGCGGTGAGATGTGGGGCCGGTACGCCGACGGCCAGCTGGTGGCCGCCTGCCACGTCGGCGCGAACCTGGTGCCGATCGGCGCCTCGCCCGACGACGCCCGGGCCTTCGCCGAGCGAGCGCTGGCCCGCGGCCGGACCGTCTCGACCATCGTCGGCCCCCACGAGCCGGTCCAGGAGTTCTGGAACGGCGTCGCGGACAGCTGGGGCCGCCCGCGCGAGCTGCGCTGGCAGCAGCCCCACCTGGAGATGACCGGTCCGCCGGAGGTCGAGCCGGACCCGCGGGTGCGTCGTACGACGCGGCAGGACATGCCCGAGCTCTACCCCGCGTGCGTGGCGATGTACACCGAGGAGGTCGGCGTCTCGCCCGAGCAGGGCGGCGGCGCGGAGCTCTACCGGGCGCGGGTCACCCAGCTGATGAACCGCGGCTGGTCCTTCGCCGCCTTCGAGGGCGACCGGCTGGTCTTCAAGGCCGAGGTCGCCTGCGCCTCGCCGTACGCCGCCCAGATCCAGGGGGTGTGGGTGCCGCCGGACCACCGCGGCCAGGGGCTGGCCGAGAGCGGCATGGCCGCCGTGGTGGAGCTGGTCCGCACCGAGGTCGCCCCGGTGGTCTCGCTCTACGTCAACGAGTGGAACGAGCCGGCCCGCCGCGCCTACCACCGCGTGGGCTTCCGCGAGACGGCCCGCTTCTCCACCGTGATGTTCTGA
- the rimP gene encoding ribosome maturation factor RimP, whose amino-acid sequence MTTGKQDAVRGRIEDELRDPLKELGLDVEAVEITPAGKRRVLRVAVDKDGGVTLDDVAEATREVDRVLEASDVMGEQPYTLEVTSRGVDRPLTLPRHWRRNADRLVKVTTTDGQTLTGRVTASDDDGVTLDVTGRARRVAYTEVAKALVQVEFNRKADPDEGPDEAEGLEEEES is encoded by the coding sequence GTGACCACAGGCAAGCAGGACGCCGTCCGGGGTCGGATCGAGGACGAGCTCCGCGACCCCCTGAAGGAGCTGGGGCTCGACGTCGAGGCGGTCGAGATCACCCCGGCCGGGAAGCGGCGCGTGCTCCGCGTCGCGGTCGACAAGGACGGCGGGGTCACCCTCGACGACGTCGCCGAGGCCACCCGCGAGGTGGACCGCGTGCTGGAGGCCTCCGACGTGATGGGCGAGCAGCCCTACACCCTCGAGGTCACCTCCCGGGGCGTCGACCGCCCGCTGACCCTCCCGCGCCACTGGCGCCGCAACGCCGACCGCCTGGTCAAGGTCACCACGACCGACGGCCAGACCCTCACCGGCCGGGTGACCGCGTCCGACGACGACGGCGTCACGCTCGACGTGACCGGCCGCGCGCGGCGGGTGGCGTACACCGAGGTCGCCAAGGCGCTCGTCCAGGTCGAGTTCAACCGCAAGGCCGACCCCGACGAGGGTCCGGACGAGGCCGAGGGCCTCGAGGAGGAGGAGTCCTGA
- the infB gene encoding translation initiation factor IF-2: MAKTRVHELAKQYGVESKFVLEKLKEMGEFVKSASSTVEPPVEMRFKKEFGEQLKAAGGSAQADAPAEKAATQASPAAPAAPAPAAPAQSAPTPSAPAPTAPAAPAPAVSAPAAPSAPAAPAAPSGPRPGPRPGPAAKPAPEPEKAPERPQAPAKQAPAAPAAPATPAAPAASAGAPATPKAPSPAPRPVGRPGAPRPGNNPFSSNQGMGRRPAPSGPAAGGAPAGGGAGAGTGAGDQRPPRPPAGRDGGAPGRPGMPRPNPAMMPKSPAAFGAGPGGRAGGPGRPGGGPGRPGAPGRPGAPGRGGPGGAGAGAPGRPGGFAGRPGGGNRPGQRGQTQGAFGRPGGPSRRGRKSKRARRQEFEAMQAPTIGGVRVRKGDGETVKLPRGASLTDFAERIGVDAASLVQMLFSLGEMVTATESVNDATLELLGEELNYVVQVVSPEDEDRELLESFDLEFGEDEGDEADLVVRPPVVTVMGHVDHGKTKLLDALRNANVVDKEAGGITQHIGAYQVAAEVDGEQRRITLIDTPGHEAFTAMRARGAQATDIAILVVAADDGVMPQTVEALNHAKAAGVPIVVAVNKIDKPEADPTKVRGQLTEYGLVPEEYGGDAMFVDVSAKSGLNLDSLLEAVVLTADASLDLRANPKQDAQGLVVEAHLDRGRGPVATVLVQRGTLRVGDSIVAGPAHGRVRAMLDEHGNELTEATPARPAMVLGLSAVPGAGQNFLVVEDDRMARQIAEKREARERAAMQAKRRVRRTLEDFMASMEKGQSQELNLILKGDVSGSVEALEDSLSQIDVGDEVTLRVIDRGVGAITETNVDLAAASDAIIIGFNVRPQGKATEMADKEGVEIRYYSVIYQAIEEIEAALKGMLKPEYEESTLGQAEIRAIFRSSRIGNIAGCMVTSGVIRRNAKVRVIRDGAVVADNLDLASLKREKDDASEVREGFECGLVLRNFQDIKEGDVVEAFEMREIPRS; this comes from the coding sequence GTGGCCAAGACCCGAGTTCACGAGCTCGCCAAGCAGTACGGCGTCGAGAGCAAGTTCGTTCTCGAGAAGCTCAAGGAGATGGGGGAGTTCGTCAAGTCGGCGAGCTCCACGGTGGAGCCCCCCGTCGAGATGCGCTTCAAGAAGGAGTTCGGCGAGCAGCTGAAGGCTGCCGGCGGCTCCGCCCAGGCCGACGCGCCCGCCGAGAAGGCGGCCACGCAGGCCTCCCCGGCCGCACCCGCGGCCCCCGCTCCGGCTGCCCCCGCGCAGTCGGCGCCCACCCCGTCCGCCCCGGCGCCCACGGCTCCGGCAGCGCCGGCTCCCGCGGTGTCGGCTCCGGCTGCCCCGTCGGCTCCGGCTGCCCCGGCTGCGCCCTCCGGCCCCCGGCCGGGTCCGCGACCCGGCCCGGCCGCCAAGCCGGCCCCGGAGCCGGAGAAGGCCCCCGAGCGTCCGCAGGCGCCTGCCAAGCAGGCACCGGCCGCTCCTGCCGCTCCCGCCACGCCGGCCGCACCCGCAGCGTCGGCCGGTGCTCCGGCCACGCCGAAGGCCCCGAGCCCGGCTCCGCGCCCGGTCGGTCGCCCCGGCGCGCCGCGTCCCGGCAACAACCCGTTCAGCTCCAACCAGGGCATGGGCCGGCGTCCGGCTCCGTCCGGTCCGGCTGCCGGCGGCGCTCCCGCCGGTGGCGGCGCCGGTGCGGGCACCGGCGCTGGTGACCAGCGTCCGCCGCGTCCGCCGGCCGGTCGCGACGGCGGTGCTCCGGGTCGTCCGGGCATGCCCCGTCCGAACCCGGCGATGATGCCCAAGTCCCCGGCCGCCTTCGGCGCCGGCCCCGGCGGTCGCGCCGGTGGTCCGGGTCGTCCCGGTGGCGGTCCCGGCCGTCCGGGCGCCCCCGGTCGTCCCGGTGCTCCGGGTCGCGGTGGCCCGGGTGGCGCCGGCGCCGGTGCCCCGGGTCGTCCCGGTGGCTTCGCCGGTCGTCCCGGCGGCGGCAACCGTCCCGGCCAGCGCGGTCAGACCCAGGGTGCGTTCGGTCGCCCCGGCGGTCCCTCGCGTCGCGGTCGCAAGTCCAAGCGGGCGCGTCGTCAGGAGTTCGAGGCCATGCAGGCCCCGACGATCGGCGGCGTGCGCGTCCGCAAGGGCGACGGCGAGACCGTCAAGCTGCCCCGCGGTGCGTCCCTGACCGACTTCGCCGAGCGGATCGGCGTCGACGCCGCCTCGCTGGTGCAGATGCTGTTCAGCCTCGGCGAGATGGTCACCGCGACCGAGTCGGTCAACGACGCCACGCTCGAGCTGCTCGGCGAGGAGCTCAACTACGTCGTGCAGGTCGTCTCGCCCGAGGACGAGGACCGCGAGCTGCTGGAGTCCTTCGACCTCGAGTTCGGTGAGGACGAGGGCGACGAGGCCGACCTGGTCGTGCGACCCCCGGTCGTCACGGTCATGGGTCACGTCGACCACGGAAAGACCAAGCTCCTCGACGCGCTGCGCAACGCCAACGTCGTCGACAAGGAGGCCGGTGGCATCACCCAGCACATCGGTGCCTACCAGGTCGCGGCCGAGGTCGACGGCGAGCAGCGCCGCATCACCCTCATCGACACCCCCGGTCACGAGGCGTTCACCGCCATGCGTGCCCGTGGTGCCCAGGCCACCGACATCGCGATCCTCGTGGTCGCGGCCGACGACGGCGTCATGCCCCAGACGGTCGAGGCGCTCAACCACGCCAAGGCCGCCGGGGTGCCGATCGTGGTGGCGGTCAACAAGATCGACAAGCCGGAGGCGGACCCGACCAAGGTCCGTGGCCAGCTGACCGAGTACGGCCTGGTCCCCGAGGAGTACGGCGGCGACGCGATGTTCGTCGACGTCTCGGCCAAGTCGGGGCTCAACCTCGACAGCCTCCTCGAGGCCGTCGTGCTGACCGCCGACGCGTCGCTGGACCTGCGGGCCAACCCGAAGCAGGACGCCCAGGGCCTCGTGGTCGAGGCGCACCTGGACCGCGGTCGCGGTCCGGTCGCCACGGTCCTGGTCCAGCGCGGAACGCTCCGCGTCGGCGACTCGATCGTCGCCGGTCCGGCCCACGGCCGGGTCCGGGCGATGCTCGACGAGCACGGCAACGAGCTGACCGAGGCCACGCCGGCGCGTCCGGCGATGGTCCTGGGTCTCTCCGCGGTGCCGGGTGCGGGCCAGAACTTCCTGGTCGTCGAGGACGACCGGATGGCCCGTCAGATCGCCGAGAAGCGCGAGGCCCGCGAGCGGGCGGCCATGCAGGCCAAGCGCCGCGTGCGTCGTACGCTCGAGGACTTCATGGCCTCCATGGAGAAGGGCCAGAGCCAGGAGCTCAACCTGATCCTCAAGGGCGACGTGTCCGGTTCGGTCGAGGCCCTCGAGGACTCGCTGTCGCAGATCGACGTCGGCGACGAGGTCACGCTGCGGGTCATCGACCGCGGTGTCGGTGCGATCACCGAGACCAACGTCGACCTGGCCGCAGCCTCCGACGCCATCATCATCGGCTTCAACGTCCGCCCCCAGGGCAAGGCGACCGAGATGGCGGACAAGGAGGGTGTCGAGATCCGCTACTACTCGGTCATCTACCAGGCGATCGAGGAGATCGAGGCGGCGCTCAAGGGCATGCTCAAGCCCGAGTACGAGGAGTCGACCCTGGGCCAGGCGGAGATCCGTGCGATCTTCCGCTCCTCCCGGATCGGCAACATCGCGGGCTGCATGGTCACCTCGGGCGTCATCCGACGCAACGCCAAGGTGCGCGTCATCCGTGACGGCGCCGTGGTGGCCGACAACCTCGACCTCGCGTCGCTCAAGCGGGAGAAGGACGACGCGTCCGAGGTCCGCGAGGGCTTCGAGTGCGGTCTGGTCCTGCGCAACTTCCAGGACATCAAGGAAGGCGACGTCGTCGAGGCGTTCGAGATGCGGGAGATCCCCCGCAGCTGA
- a CDS encoding ferritin-like domain-containing protein, with product MTTLEALRTTLAAEHAALYVVGALGAQTSQSGAPGLYAALQDAYVQHRAQRDRLERELLDRGADPVAAEPAYELPERLGTTAAVERRALQLETDCAATYAALVAHSAGPLRRWAVEVLVRTAVRELAFRGTPEMFPGVREHADR from the coding sequence GTGACCACCCTGGAGGCGCTGCGGACCACCCTCGCGGCCGAGCACGCCGCGCTCTACGTCGTAGGCGCGCTCGGCGCGCAGACGTCGCAGTCCGGCGCCCCGGGCCTGTACGCCGCGCTGCAGGACGCCTACGTCCAGCACCGCGCGCAGCGCGACCGTCTCGAGCGCGAGCTGCTGGACCGCGGCGCCGACCCGGTGGCGGCGGAGCCGGCCTACGAGCTCCCCGAGCGCCTCGGCACCACCGCGGCGGTCGAGCGCCGGGCCCTGCAGCTGGAGACCGACTGCGCCGCGACGTACGCCGCACTGGTCGCGCACAGCGCGGGACCGCTGCGGCGCTGGGCGGTGGAGGTGCTCGTGCGCACAGCGGTCCGCGAGCTCGCCTTCCGGGGAACGCCCGAGATGTTCCCCGGAGTGCGCGAGCACGCGGACCGCTGA
- the nusA gene encoding transcription termination factor NusA, producing the protein MDIDLSILRMLEREKEISFDVLVEAIEQALLTAYHKTPGAQERARVELDRKSGHVTVMATEVDDEGNPVGEYDDTPQGFGRIAATTAKQIMLQRLRDAEDEMRFGEFSGKEGDIISGVIQQGRNPDDVMVDLGKVEALLPVSERVPGEDYSHGTRIKCLVVSVRKGMRGPQITLSRSHPSLVKKLFALEVPEIADGTVEIAAIAREAGHRSKIAVHSTASGVNPKGACIGPMGQRVRNVMAELNGEKIDIVDWSDDPATLVANALSPARVTSVEVVDAAARSARVVVPDFQLSLAIGKEGQNARLAARLTGWRIDIRSDEPDDDA; encoded by the coding sequence ATGGACATCGACCTGAGCATCCTGCGGATGCTGGAGCGGGAGAAGGAGATCTCCTTCGACGTCCTCGTCGAGGCGATCGAGCAGGCCCTGCTCACGGCGTACCACAAGACCCCCGGCGCACAGGAGCGTGCGCGTGTCGAGCTCGACCGCAAGTCCGGCCACGTGACCGTGATGGCGACCGAGGTCGACGACGAGGGCAACCCGGTGGGGGAGTACGACGACACCCCGCAGGGGTTCGGCCGGATCGCCGCCACGACCGCCAAGCAGATCATGCTGCAGCGGCTGCGCGACGCCGAGGACGAGATGCGGTTCGGTGAGTTCTCCGGCAAGGAGGGCGACATCATCTCCGGCGTCATCCAGCAGGGTCGCAACCCCGACGACGTCATGGTCGACCTGGGGAAGGTCGAGGCGCTCCTGCCCGTCAGCGAGCGCGTGCCGGGCGAGGACTACAGCCACGGCACCCGCATCAAGTGCCTGGTCGTCTCGGTCCGCAAGGGGATGCGCGGTCCCCAGATCACGCTGTCGCGCTCGCACCCGAGCCTGGTCAAGAAGCTCTTCGCGCTCGAGGTCCCGGAGATCGCCGACGGCACCGTCGAGATCGCCGCGATCGCCCGCGAGGCGGGCCACCGCAGCAAGATCGCCGTCCACAGCACCGCCTCGGGGGTCAACCCCAAGGGCGCGTGCATCGGCCCGATGGGCCAGCGCGTGCGCAACGTGATGGCCGAGCTCAACGGCGAGAAGATCGACATCGTCGACTGGTCCGACGACCCCGCCACCCTGGTCGCCAACGCGCTCTCCCCGGCCCGCGTCACCTCCGTGGAGGTCGTGGACGCCGCCGCCCGCTCGGCCCGCGTCGTCGTGCCGGACTTCCAGCTCTCCCTCGCCATCGGCAAGGAGGGCCAGAACGCCCGCCTCGCCGCCCGGCTGACCGGATGGCGCATCGACATCCGCTCCGACGAGCCCGACGACGACGCCTGA